One stretch of Candidatus Zixiibacteriota bacterium DNA includes these proteins:
- a CDS encoding electron transfer flavoprotein subunit alpha/FixB family protein, translated as MKTLIVALHKDGKLASATFELIEAAKGLGNEIYTVILADSADAMAAELAARGGGKVLAVSDPGLKDFNDEVYTNVVTELIEKYSPELVLGPGTFYGKALFARLAARNNGPMTSDATGLTQDGGVITVTRPSYGGAVVSEVIKNSDRPFFVTIRPKIFPESKDGDGEAVAETVAAAGAGTGTAIREVKVESSGSVNLAEADVIVAAGRGMKAAENLQLIKDLAVATNGALGASRAIVDAGWTEYANQVGQTGKTVNPKLYFAIGISGAIQHIVGMRTSGTIVAINKDKDAPIFNLANYGIIGDALEVVPALTAKFKTELG; from the coding sequence ATGAAGACATTGATCGTTGCCTTGCATAAGGATGGTAAACTCGCCTCCGCAACATTCGAACTAATAGAGGCCGCTAAAGGCTTGGGAAATGAAATATACACAGTGATTTTAGCCGATAGCGCCGATGCTATGGCGGCCGAACTCGCCGCACGGGGGGGAGGCAAAGTGCTGGCTGTCTCTGATCCCGGCCTGAAAGACTTCAATGACGAAGTCTACACAAATGTTGTCACAGAGCTGATTGAGAAGTACTCCCCTGAGCTGGTCCTGGGACCGGGTACTTTCTATGGTAAGGCTCTTTTTGCAAGACTGGCCGCCCGAAACAACGGTCCGATGACCAGTGACGCTACCGGCCTGACTCAAGATGGTGGTGTTATCACCGTTACACGTCCCAGCTATGGCGGTGCGGTTGTGTCTGAGGTCATCAAGAATAGCGACAGGCCGTTTTTCGTTACGATCCGTCCCAAGATATTCCCCGAATCCAAAGATGGTGACGGTGAAGCTGTTGCTGAGACTGTGGCCGCCGCTGGTGCTGGTACAGGTACGGCAATCAGAGAAGTCAAAGTTGAATCGTCAGGATCGGTCAATCTGGCCGAGGCGGATGTTATCGTTGCTGCCGGTCGCGGGATGAAGGCCGCCGAGAATCTTCAGCTAATCAAAGACCTGGCGGTTGCCACCAATGGTGCTCTGGGTGCTTCGCGGGCTATTGTCGATGCTGGCTGGACGGAATATGCCAACCAGGTCGGACAAACGGGGAAGACAGTCAATCCGAAGTTGTACTTCGCCATTGGCATTTCAGGTGCGATTCAGCACATCGTGGGCATGAGAACCTCAGGCACTATTGTGGCCATTAATAAGGACAAGGACGCCCCTATCTTCAATCTCGCCAACTACGGAATCATCGGTGATGCTCTGGAGGTAGTACCAGCCCTCACCGCCAAGTTCAAGACGGAACTGGGGTAA
- the dusB gene encoding tRNA dihydrouridine synthase DusB — protein MLKLGGPLVVAQGLNYNVGMDIGNLNLLNKVLCAPLAGISNRPFRVLAMKFGAAMTFTEMISTEGIIRHQAKTLAMMDFESDERPLGIQLFGANPESMRKAAEITAQRNHPDLIDINLGCPVKKVIRKNGGAAVLKDLVLTEEIMHATVEGAGKIPVSIKIRTGWDEQTPVFLEVGQIAERVGIAAITLHARSRSEGFSGTANWDAIRDLKQEVHIPVIGNGDVRTPPDARRMLDETGCDAVMIGRAALGNPTIFQDMNVFLETGQIVAPMLIEDRLAVARLHTELAVSEYGPRNGPVRMRKQLGWYVKGLPGASTLRPRLFQVETLEDINCIFDEYLQWLAEAKPRDAGDSPLL, from the coding sequence ATGCTAAAGTTGGGCGGACCTCTTGTTGTCGCGCAGGGACTTAATTATAATGTCGGTATGGACATAGGAAATCTAAACCTGCTAAATAAGGTTCTCTGTGCACCTCTGGCAGGAATCTCCAATCGGCCCTTTAGGGTGCTGGCTATGAAGTTTGGGGCTGCTATGACCTTTACTGAAATGATTTCTACAGAAGGTATAATCCGGCATCAGGCTAAGACACTGGCTATGATGGACTTCGAGTCCGATGAACGACCTCTTGGAATTCAGTTGTTCGGGGCCAATCCGGAGAGTATGCGAAAGGCGGCCGAAATTACCGCTCAAAGAAATCACCCGGATCTGATTGACATCAATCTTGGCTGTCCGGTGAAAAAGGTTATCCGTAAAAATGGTGGCGCCGCCGTTTTGAAGGATCTTGTACTAACCGAGGAAATCATGCACGCTACGGTCGAGGGGGCTGGAAAAATTCCGGTCAGCATCAAGATTCGTACAGGTTGGGATGAACAGACCCCGGTGTTTCTTGAAGTAGGGCAAATCGCTGAGCGCGTGGGAATTGCCGCCATAACTCTGCATGCCAGAAGCCGGTCTGAGGGATTTTCGGGGACCGCCAATTGGGATGCAATCCGTGATCTCAAGCAGGAAGTTCATATCCCCGTCATCGGTAATGGTGATGTACGGACTCCGCCGGATGCTCGCCGGATGCTCGATGAGACTGGTTGTGATGCCGTGATGATTGGTCGAGCGGCTTTGGGGAATCCAACAATCTTCCAAGATATGAACGTTTTCCTCGAAACCGGTCAGATAGTAGCCCCAATGTTGATCGAGGATAGGTTAGCGGTGGCTCGTCTGCATACCGAATTGGCCGTGTCGGAATATGGCCCCCGGAATGGTCCTGTGAGGATGCGCAAACAACTGGGCTGGTATGTGAAGGGGCTTCCGGGAGCAAGCACTCTTCGGCCGCGACTGTTCCAGGTTGAAACGCTTGAAGACATCAATTGTATTTTCGACGAATACTTGCAGTGGCTTGCGGAAGCAAAGCCGCGAGACGCTGGCGACTCTCCATTGCTCTAA
- a CDS encoding FHA domain-containing protein → MAEIVVKYENKVIERIVTEKRRLSIGRTNDNDIVLENRGVSRKHAMIEFNDGAAILLDNESLNGTFINSRKISEEVLRDADVITIGKYQLVYQAESTAPVDDAAGFDGTMVLNTKAHKKLMENDRKERELVDRYGGSLLLGGEQTDFSEYRLDRDVVTIGKAKFVHVRAKGFWLSGIQAKIVRDGDCYSLVNLGRKGKTCINGEPIDRQELKNDDLISVGKSTFKYVEGKR, encoded by the coding sequence ATGGCTGAGATTGTTGTCAAGTACGAGAACAAAGTGATTGAGCGCATCGTTACCGAGAAACGGCGGCTATCCATTGGCCGCACCAACGATAATGATATCGTTCTAGAAAACCGCGGTGTCTCCCGCAAACATGCTATGATTGAGTTCAATGACGGTGCCGCTATATTGCTCGACAATGAGTCGCTCAACGGTACTTTTATCAACAGCCGCAAGATATCCGAAGAGGTGCTGCGCGACGCGGACGTCATAACTATTGGCAAGTATCAGTTAGTCTACCAGGCAGAGAGCACTGCCCCCGTCGATGATGCCGCTGGGTTTGATGGCACGATGGTTCTGAATACCAAGGCACATAAGAAGCTGATGGAAAACGACCGCAAGGAACGTGAGCTTGTCGATCGTTATGGCGGATCTCTGTTGCTCGGCGGTGAACAGACCGATTTCTCGGAATACCGTCTTGACCGCGACGTGGTCACAATCGGCAAAGCCAAGTTTGTCCATGTACGCGCCAAAGGATTCTGGCTTTCAGGTATACAGGCCAAAATCGTCAGAGATGGAGACTGCTATTCCCTGGTGAACCTCGGACGTAAAGGCAAAACATGCATAAACGGTGAGCCGATTGATCGCCAGGAACTAAAAAATGACGATCTCATATCCGTTGGAAAGAGCACTTTTAAGTACGTCGAGGGCAAGAGATAG
- a CDS encoding metallophosphatase family protein gives MKIALVSDIHGNLEALTAVLREIDRLQVDDIYCLGDVVGYGCDPIACLDLIDKRASVKLMGNHEYAVLRRLSTDTYSSAAKVSTEWTRGQLTDREFTMMADYRMTHDFEDGTLVHSSPLEPNRWQYILDADQAGQVFEHFKGSICFHGHSHLPTIFRETPEGLPRQQAGHDFDPTDDQRYLVNIGSVGQPRDNDPRACFVTYDLSLGEIRFHRTEYDIVKTQEKMTLAKLPDMLVQRLAVGR, from the coding sequence ATGAAGATTGCTCTTGTTTCCGACATCCATGGTAATCTCGAAGCTCTCACGGCAGTCCTGCGGGAGATCGATCGACTTCAGGTTGATGATATCTACTGTCTGGGAGATGTCGTTGGCTACGGATGCGACCCGATTGCCTGCCTGGACCTGATCGATAAACGGGCATCGGTTAAACTCATGGGGAACCACGAATACGCGGTTCTGCGTCGACTGTCTACCGATACGTACAGTTCGGCGGCCAAGGTCTCGACCGAGTGGACGAGAGGGCAACTGACTGATCGCGAATTCACCATGATGGCCGACTACCGCATGACCCATGATTTCGAAGATGGAACGCTGGTTCATTCTTCCCCACTGGAACCGAACCGGTGGCAATATATCCTCGATGCAGATCAAGCTGGGCAGGTGTTTGAACACTTCAAGGGAAGTATATGCTTTCATGGACATTCACACTTACCGACGATATTCCGGGAAACGCCCGAGGGACTGCCACGTCAGCAGGCCGGTCACGACTTTGATCCAACTGATGACCAACGTTACCTGGTCAATATTGGCTCTGTGGGACAGCCTCGCGACAACGACCCCCGTGCCTGTTTTGTAACTTATGACCTGAGTCTGGGCGAGATACGATTCCATCGCACCGAATACGATATCGTCAAGACACAAGAGAAAATGACCCTTGCCAAACTGCCGGACATGCTCGTCCAAAGATTGGCCGTGGGACGATAG
- a CDS encoding protein kinase: MSKYSSNVLYLLLSILIVIAYVNGFGPVENLQRSINDYLCQLTAPEGTRANVALVMIDDRAEDEFGKWPWNRDVLADLMAATASGEPKVIVLNTDLIEDAYQDSAGYTSVLADQLTWIDNAILPYDIALATFRSQKTNNPEYLFHYSITVDNPLGIMDEQSSLLVRRTFLPAERLLESKPLLGFAYVRPDDDRLLRHQPLFMNYEGYYYPSLSLLAAATYLGVSPSQIQVREGLEVAIGSRQTIPVNSQGEYFISHLPKKAFVTYSAADVLSDDFNRSALSGKVILIGVANGEGYELATPMSTTVSAEILRATIIENIINDNILMKFNRPVVDMLILFALGALCAFVLPLLTVRNRLLVLTGSLAVTVGLNYYLVSSLRILPETIYIGLELIAFIVAAPIIGSRFLGNAEADEIDPANSAQLEPVQTSSSKSTNAPEPPVRTIKQEANDPALLGTRALGSSEEFPPDHQAIDIDKDFEDDSSGQAEEVNETIASSDIDAIVETCTTETDPPSEERSSPQIIGFDSPPKESAPPIVEKQATEAQPLPAGAPDHLGRYQVTGNLGKGAMGMVYKGIDPAINRPVALKTIRLDFVNDPEEMEELKERLFREAQAAGKLSHPNIVTIYDVGSEDQLQYIAMEFLEGQTLEDMIKKKVQFNYRIIAQIIIQICSALQYAHEQGIVHRDIKPANIMIGVDYRVKVMDYGIARIDSNSMTKTGIAMGTPNYISPEQLKGLTTDHRADLFSLGVVLYEMLLGKRPFKGENITSLIYSVMNHEAEKPSTVNPQIPLLFDRIIWKVLEKNPDARYQKASDIAADLNEFVESFAS; the protein is encoded by the coding sequence ATGAGCAAGTACTCTTCCAATGTTTTGTATCTGTTGCTGTCAATCTTGATCGTGATCGCTTACGTCAATGGATTCGGTCCGGTTGAGAATCTCCAGCGCTCTATCAATGATTACCTGTGCCAACTAACGGCACCAGAAGGTACCCGGGCTAATGTGGCTCTGGTCATGATTGATGATCGAGCCGAGGATGAATTTGGCAAGTGGCCATGGAACCGAGATGTCCTTGCCGATCTAATGGCCGCCACCGCCTCCGGTGAACCAAAGGTCATCGTCCTCAATACTGATCTCATCGAAGATGCCTACCAGGACTCAGCCGGGTATACTTCCGTCCTGGCCGATCAACTAACCTGGATCGACAACGCCATTTTGCCGTACGATATTGCTCTGGCTACTTTTCGATCACAGAAAACCAACAATCCGGAATACCTGTTCCACTATTCAATTACAGTAGACAATCCTCTGGGTATTATGGATGAGCAATCCAGCTTGCTGGTTCGCCGAACTTTCCTGCCAGCCGAAAGACTATTGGAGAGCAAACCGTTACTTGGTTTCGCATACGTCAGACCGGATGACGACCGCTTATTAAGACACCAACCCCTCTTCATGAATTATGAGGGATACTACTATCCTTCCCTTTCACTACTGGCAGCCGCGACATATCTCGGTGTTAGCCCGAGCCAGATTCAAGTACGGGAGGGGCTTGAAGTAGCCATTGGATCAAGACAGACTATTCCTGTGAACAGTCAAGGTGAGTACTTTATAAGCCATCTGCCTAAAAAAGCGTTTGTTACATATTCTGCTGCTGATGTTCTCAGTGATGATTTCAATCGCTCCGCCCTGAGCGGCAAGGTAATCCTTATAGGAGTTGCCAACGGTGAAGGCTATGAGCTGGCTACACCGATGAGTACGACGGTATCGGCTGAAATCTTGCGGGCGACGATTATCGAGAACATCATTAATGATAACATATTGATGAAATTCAACCGACCTGTGGTTGACATGCTGATTCTCTTCGCCTTAGGGGCTTTGTGCGCTTTTGTCCTGCCCCTCCTTACGGTGCGCAATCGATTGCTTGTCCTTACAGGCTCTCTCGCCGTCACTGTAGGTCTCAACTATTATCTTGTCAGCTCTCTGCGGATTCTACCGGAAACAATCTATATCGGCCTGGAGCTAATAGCATTTATCGTCGCCGCTCCTATTATTGGTTCTCGATTCCTGGGCAACGCCGAAGCAGATGAGATTGATCCTGCCAATTCTGCCCAACTGGAGCCAGTCCAAACGAGCTCTTCCAAATCGACAAATGCTCCAGAGCCACCTGTAAGAACAATTAAGCAAGAAGCCAACGATCCTGCCCTGTTAGGTACCAGAGCTCTGGGGTCTTCTGAAGAATTTCCCCCGGATCACCAGGCAATCGATATCGATAAGGACTTTGAAGATGATTCGTCGGGCCAGGCAGAAGAAGTCAATGAGACAATAGCATCATCGGATATTGATGCGATTGTGGAAACATGTACAACGGAAACAGATCCGCCGTCAGAAGAGAGAAGCAGTCCGCAGATCATAGGCTTTGACAGTCCACCGAAGGAGTCCGCCCCACCTATCGTCGAAAAACAGGCCACAGAAGCTCAACCACTTCCGGCTGGAGCACCTGATCATCTGGGCCGTTACCAGGTAACCGGCAATCTCGGCAAGGGTGCGATGGGTATGGTCTACAAAGGAATCGATCCTGCTATTAATCGCCCGGTTGCCCTCAAGACAATTCGCCTCGACTTCGTCAATGATCCCGAGGAAATGGAAGAACTCAAGGAACGACTCTTCAGGGAAGCTCAGGCAGCCGGCAAACTATCGCATCCAAATATTGTGACAATCTACGATGTTGGCTCTGAAGATCAGTTGCAATACATCGCTATGGAGTTCCTGGAAGGCCAAACACTCGAGGACATGATAAAGAAAAAAGTTCAATTCAACTATCGGATCATCGCTCAGATTATCATTCAGATCTGTTCTGCCCTTCAATACGCTCATGAGCAGGGCATTGTACACCGTGATATCAAACCAGCCAACATCATGATCGGCGTCGACTACCGCGTTAAAGTCATGGATTACGGTATCGCTCGGATCGATTCCAACTCCATGACCAAGACCGGCATCGCGATGGGAACTCCCAATTATATCTCGCCCGAACAACTCAAAGGATTGACCACTGACCACCGGGCAGACTTGTTCTCGCTGGGAGTTGTCTTGTACGAGATGCTGCTGGGTAAGCGCCCCTTTAAGGGAGAGAATATCACGTCGCTGATATACTCCGTCATGAACCACGAAGCGGAGAAACCATCAACGGTCAATCCGCAAATTCCACTTCTGTTTGATCGTATTATTTGGAAAGTGCTGGAGAAGAACCCCGATGCCCGTTACCAGAAAGCCTCGGATATCGCCGCCGACCTTAATGAGTTTGTAGAATCATTCGCCTCCTGA
- a CDS encoding twin-arginine translocase TatA/TatE family subunit, with protein sequence MPFGLGFGELALIFLVILLLFGAKRLPDIAQGLGKGIREFKKSVKDTTDEIKGSMDDDASKSKDSRPNDKDSKDDH encoded by the coding sequence ATGCCCTTTGGCCTGGGGTTTGGCGAACTGGCGCTCATTTTTCTTGTCATATTGCTCTTGTTTGGCGCCAAGCGACTTCCCGATATCGCCCAGGGACTGGGAAAGGGGATTCGGGAGTTCAAGAAGTCGGTTAAGGATACTACCGACGAGATCAAGGGATCGATGGACGATGATGCGTCCAAGAGCAAAGACTCACGTCCGAATGACAAAGATAGTAAAGACGATCATTAG
- a CDS encoding DUF4321 domain-containing protein produces the protein MKKREVTFILVALVLGAVAGGLIGDIIGTFLPAGAAKTVFTKSIEIGFDTVKVDFYAISFTIGLMLKINFMSVLVLLLVIIYFRWWYL, from the coding sequence ATGAAGAAGCGGGAAGTAACATTCATTCTGGTTGCACTCGTTTTGGGCGCTGTGGCAGGCGGACTCATTGGAGACATTATCGGTACTTTTCTTCCGGCTGGAGCCGCCAAGACCGTGTTTACTAAGTCTATTGAGATCGGTTTTGATACCGTAAAAGTTGATTTTTATGCCATATCGTTCACGATTGGACTGATGCTCAAGATAAACTTCATGTCGGTGTTGGTGTTACTTTTGGTGATAATATACTTTAGATGGTGGTACCTATAA
- the purQ gene encoding phosphoribosylformylglycinamidine synthase subunit PurQ produces MKVGVVTFPGSNCDYDAYAAIRHVMGEDVEFLWHKSTDLLGCDLVILPGGFSYGDYLRGGAIARFSPIMESVIDFARSGGLVMGICNGFQILTECSLLPGALMRNAHLRFACKYVYLRVEQKTGPYTQLCQEGEVLRIPIAHGEGNYYHFDDEIKKLEDAGQVVFRYCDVDGKVTAQANPNGSINNIAGICNEEGNVLGMMPHPERVVENILGSTDGLRIFESVRAGLAAMTGASHR; encoded by the coding sequence ATGAAAGTAGGCGTCGTTACATTTCCAGGCTCCAACTGTGACTACGATGCTTATGCCGCGATCAGGCATGTCATGGGTGAAGACGTGGAATTCCTATGGCACAAGTCCACGGATCTTTTGGGTTGCGATCTGGTAATACTGCCGGGGGGGTTCTCATATGGCGACTACCTCCGAGGTGGGGCGATAGCCCGGTTCTCACCAATAATGGAATCTGTAATCGATTTTGCCCGGTCGGGTGGATTGGTGATGGGGATCTGCAACGGGTTTCAGATTCTGACCGAATGCAGTCTGTTGCCGGGTGCCCTGATGCGCAATGCCCACTTACGGTTTGCTTGTAAATATGTCTATCTCCGGGTGGAACAGAAGACCGGCCCATATACGCAACTGTGTCAGGAGGGGGAGGTACTAAGGATTCCCATCGCTCACGGTGAGGGCAACTACTATCACTTCGACGATGAGATCAAGAAACTGGAAGACGCTGGCCAGGTTGTTTTTCGCTACTGTGATGTCGATGGCAAAGTAACTGCCCAAGCCAATCCCAACGGCTCTATCAACAACATTGCCGGGATCTGCAACGAGGAGGGAAATGTGCTTGGAATGATGCCCCATCCCGAACGTGTGGTCGAGAACATTCTTGGATCCACGGATGGGTTGCGCATATTTGAATCGGTCCGGGCCGGACTGGCTGCGATGACGGGAGCGAGTCACAGATGA
- the purS gene encoding phosphoribosylformylglycinamidine synthase subunit PurS, with protein sequence MSANKKAVVHVRLKDGVLDPQGVTIHKALLQMGYNEFTSVRTGRFFELEIQSNADNIDKRVEEVCSRLLANPVIESYTVERPS encoded by the coding sequence ATGAGTGCCAATAAAAAAGCGGTTGTCCATGTGCGACTCAAAGACGGAGTGCTTGACCCGCAGGGTGTGACTATTCACAAAGCCCTGTTGCAGATGGGATACAACGAGTTTACTTCGGTACGGACCGGCCGGTTTTTTGAACTGGAGATCCAATCTAACGCGGACAACATTGATAAGCGAGTCGAAGAAGTTTGCTCACGGCTGTTGGCCAATCCGGTTATCGAAAGCTATACGGTCGAAAGGCCCTCATGA
- the pssA gene encoding CDP-diacylglycerol--serine O-phosphatidyltransferase, with the protein MSKNYRGIFPGTFTMGNVVCGFLSILSAFEGNITTACWFVVLAGFLDALDGKVARLSGGASQFGVELDSLADFLSFGVAPAVLVHTIKLSSLGKWGWIISIVYIMAASYRLARFNVLADTDEKKDFLGLPVPAAALTIVAFVIFSYNLWGGLEYSEILVTMIILFAFLMVSQIQYDVVPDSFDTRASRLKLLALVVGAVLTIIQPRLLLFPVLASYILFGMIRELYRLAYAGVGKVTRRSHPYRRRKNDRKQEDECQ; encoded by the coding sequence ATGTCGAAGAACTATAGAGGCATATTCCCGGGCACTTTTACCATGGGCAATGTTGTCTGTGGTTTTCTGTCGATCCTGTCCGCATTCGAAGGAAACATAACGACTGCTTGCTGGTTTGTGGTGCTGGCCGGGTTCCTCGATGCTCTGGACGGCAAGGTGGCACGGCTTTCAGGTGGAGCCTCGCAGTTCGGGGTCGAGTTGGATTCGCTGGCCGATTTCCTATCCTTTGGCGTGGCTCCAGCTGTGCTCGTACATACAATCAAACTCTCCAGTCTCGGCAAATGGGGCTGGATCATTTCGATTGTCTACATCATGGCGGCATCATACCGCCTGGCTCGTTTTAATGTATTGGCAGACACAGATGAAAAAAAAGATTTCCTCGGATTGCCGGTACCGGCTGCGGCACTGACGATAGTCGCGTTTGTTATTTTCTCGTATAATTTGTGGGGGGGATTGGAATACAGTGAAATCCTGGTGACTATGATAATCCTTTTCGCTTTTCTCATGGTGTCCCAGATCCAATATGACGTTGTTCCTGATAGTTTCGATACCAGGGCCAGTCGGCTGAAACTTCTGGCGCTTGTTGTGGGTGCGGTGTTGACGATAATCCAACCGAGACTTTTGTTGTTTCCAGTTTTGGCATCATATATACTATTTGGGATGATTCGAGAATTATACCGCTTGGCGTATGCTGGTGTCGGCAAAGTCACTAGACGTTCGCATCCGTACCGCCGGCGTAAGAATGACAGGAAACAAGAAGATGAGTGCCAATAA
- a CDS encoding phosphatidylserine decarboxylase family protein, translated as MIVRDGWSFIFVALALSIAVLFGALRWDSLVLMIVASCLAVLTVIMAFFFRDPDRIIPDDHLAMLAPADGLVVAIEPIDHPHIDGPATRISIFLSVFDVHINRVPCGGTIDYVQYNPGKFMAAFADKASDLNERTEIGLTTPQGHKLVFTQIAGLIARRIVCRLSEGDSVAAGERFGMIRFGSRSDLIVPATWNLAVKMGDRVKGGTTVIGYLPDHVGNQPQPDNVTESDVEEL; from the coding sequence ATGATTGTTCGGGATGGTTGGTCTTTCATATTCGTAGCTTTGGCGTTATCAATCGCTGTTCTTTTTGGTGCTTTGCGCTGGGATAGCCTGGTGTTGATGATTGTGGCTTCGTGTCTGGCCGTACTCACGGTGATAATGGCTTTTTTCTTTCGCGACCCCGATCGTATCATTCCCGATGATCATCTGGCTATGTTAGCACCGGCCGATGGTCTCGTTGTGGCAATTGAACCGATTGATCATCCTCATATTGACGGCCCGGCGACCAGAATATCGATTTTCTTATCTGTTTTTGATGTACATATTAATCGTGTGCCCTGTGGAGGAACGATCGACTACGTACAATATAATCCAGGTAAGTTCATGGCCGCTTTCGCTGACAAGGCCTCTGATCTGAACGAACGGACAGAAATCGGTCTGACAACTCCCCAGGGACACAAACTGGTATTTACCCAGATTGCCGGTCTGATCGCACGCCGTATAGTTTGCCGACTCAGTGAGGGTGACTCCGTAGCCGCCGGTGAAAGGTTTGGTATGATTCGATTCGGGTCGCGCAGTGATCTGATTGTACCTGCCACCTGGAACCTGGCTGTGAAGATGGGTGACCGTGTCAAGGGTGGAACAACGGTAATAGGATATCTTCCGGACCATGTGGGCAACCAACCACAGCCGGACAACGTAACAGAAAGTGATGTCGAAGAACTATAG
- the purB gene encoding adenylosuccinate lyase, with amino-acid sequence MIERYTLPEMGALWTDDAKFSAWLEVEVEAARAMAKLKIIPEKAFKVIEKKAKFDIKRIDEIEAEVNHDVIAFLTSVGEFVGEEAKYIHFGMTSSDVLDTALSLNLKRATEIIDKKITIALREIKKLAREHKMTPCMGRTHGVLAEPTTVGLKFAMWYTELQRSQVRFRAAAQEIAVGKISGAVGNFANLDPRVETAVCRKLGLTPAKVSTQVIQRDRHANLITALAIMGSSLEKFATEIRHQQRTEVGEMAEGFSKKQKGSSAMPHKKNPITAENITGVARLIRGYAGTAMENIALWHERDIAHSSVERVILPDATILADYGLQKFIDLLKGLVVNEKRMLDNIYFRGGVVFSQRLLLLLTAPMGSRDKAYRLVQKNAMAAMEGRGSFRELVHGDREIRKHLSDAEIDTSFDLGYYTKNVGKIFSRVFRK; translated from the coding sequence ATGATTGAACGGTACACATTGCCGGAAATGGGGGCGCTCTGGACCGACGATGCAAAGTTTAGTGCCTGGCTTGAAGTGGAAGTTGAAGCCGCTCGGGCTATGGCTAAACTGAAGATCATTCCCGAGAAAGCGTTCAAGGTCATTGAAAAGAAAGCGAAGTTTGATATTAAGCGGATCGATGAGATTGAGGCTGAAGTCAATCATGATGTTATCGCTTTCCTGACCTCGGTCGGAGAATTTGTCGGCGAAGAGGCGAAGTATATCCATTTTGGAATGACTTCCTCCGACGTCCTCGATACCGCTTTGTCGTTGAACCTCAAGCGTGCTACTGAGATTATTGACAAGAAGATTACTATTGCCCTCAGGGAGATCAAGAAACTCGCCAGGGAGCACAAGATGACTCCCTGCATGGGACGCACTCATGGAGTACTGGCCGAACCGACGACTGTCGGTCTGAAGTTTGCCATGTGGTATACCGAGTTGCAGCGCTCTCAGGTTCGTTTCAGGGCGGCCGCCCAAGAAATCGCGGTGGGCAAGATATCCGGTGCGGTCGGGAATTTCGCCAACCTCGACCCGCGGGTTGAGACTGCTGTATGCCGGAAGCTGGGTCTAACGCCTGCCAAGGTTTCAACTCAGGTGATTCAACGTGACCGTCATGCCAACTTAATTACCGCATTGGCCATAATGGGTTCATCGCTGGAGAAATTTGCAACTGAAATCCGGCACCAGCAACGTACCGAAGTGGGGGAGATGGCCGAGGGATTTAGTAAGAAGCAAAAAGGCTCGTCGGCCATGCCGCACAAGAAAAACCCGATCACGGCCGAGAATATCACTGGTGTTGCACGCCTAATACGAGGTTATGCCGGAACCGCCATGGAGAACATCGCGCTTTGGCATGAGCGAGATATTGCGCATTCGTCAGTTGAACGTGTGATTTTGCCAGATGCTACCATCCTTGCGGACTACGGACTTCAGAAGTTCATCGACCTGTTGAAGGGGTTGGTGGTCAACGAGAAGCGGATGCTTGACAATATATACTTCCGGGGCGGCGTTGTGTTTTCGCAACGGTTATTGCTGTTGTTGACCGCGCCGATGGGCTCCCGGGACAAGGCGTACCGTCTCGTGCAGAAGAACGCTATGGCGGCCATGGAGGGTAGAGGCTCCTTCCGGGAACTGGTTCACGGCGACCGGGAGATTCGCAAGCACCTCTCAGACGCAGAGATTGACACTTCCTTCGATCTGGGCTACTATACGAAAAACGTTGGAAAAATATTCAGTCGAGTGTTCCGTAAATGA